The sequence tgcagtgggggtggggctggagcagCAGATTTTTTCTGGCTTCCTCCCAGGAGGTGAAGATTGACAAGAACTTGGAGCCTGGACTTCGGGTGACGGTGCGGCTCAACCAAAACCAGCTCCCAGGTATCCTAAAGTATGCCCAGCCCAGCCAGCCTGCGGGCTCGGAGCCACCTCCTTCCACTCCCTTGTCCCCTAACCCCATTTTCACAGCCTGTCTGCTTCCTCTCCAGAAAGCAAGACCTACCGGGGGAAGGTTGTGTCGTCGCAGGACCCTCGGACCAAAGCTGGTCTCTACTGGGGCTACACAGTCCGCCTGGCCTCCTGCCTCAGTAAGCACAGAGCCTCCTCCTATGAACATCTGTCTTCTTCTCTGTCTGAGGGACCTCAGAGAGCCTCAGACTGGGATCCTAATCCTGCCAAcatgctgtgtgtccttgggcaggtgcctttccctctctgggcctcgagTGCACTGCCTGGGATGCTTTTAAGGACTCCTGAGGCAAAGCATCTTTAATGATGTCTGCCATGGGGCTGGGAATGGGGGCAAAGGGGCCAGATGAGTCAAAGGTACGCCACTTGTTTTTGGAgttccttcctccccagcctccGCTGTTTCTCCAAGCTAGCTCAGGGATGGTCCCTGCCCACTCCACCCCTAACTTTCCAGCGGGAGTGCAGGCTGTGGCTCCCTTATCTCCACCACCATCCCAGTACACACACGCAGCCAAGTAACAGTGGCCTGGGGGGAACAGGGTCCCCAGAGAACTGGCCTCCCCGGCAGGTGCTGTGTTTGCTGAGGCCCCCTTCCAGGACGGCTATGATCTGACCATCGGGACGTCAGAGCGAGGCTCAGATGTGGCCTCCGCCCAGCTTCCCAACTTCAGGTGGGTCCAGCCAGGGGGGAGGGCACAGAGCAGGGGACCGGACTGGTGGGGACACAGCTGAATGAACTGGGCCCCTGCTATGTATGGGAGGGCTGAGAGCCCTGGGGGTGGCATTCAGAGGGCCATGATGGGCAGTCAGTGATCCCCTCCTGTGGGCAGCAGGCACGCTCTTGTGGTGTTTGGGGGCCTCCAGGGGCTGGAAGCTGGAGTGGATGCCGACCCCAACCTGGAGGTAGCTGAACCCAGCGTCCTCTTCGACCTGTACGTCAACACCTGCCCCAACCAGGGCAGCCGCACCATCCGCACAGAGGtgagcccacctccctccctgaccTCTAGGCCCCGCCTCTTCACCACCAGCAGGGCCCAGAGCCCCTTTGTCTGGCCAAGGGGGTTGCAACTCTTCCACTGTCCTTCACCCCACCCGGGGCTGCCCTGAGCCAGCCTTCTGGGGTGGTCCCCTCACCCCCTCAGCCTCTCTCCACAGCAGGATTACAGCAGGGGCGAGCTGAGAGTGAGCTGGAAGCCAGGAATCCTGGTTGTGGTGCCTGTCCAGCTGCTCCCAGGCTGGCTGACCCAGGACACCCACCACGCCTGCTCCAATCCTGTTTCCTTAGCGGTACGCTCCGTGTCCCACTCCCCCTGTCTGACCGTGGTGGGCAAGGCAGCCCTCCTCGATGGCACCTCTGTCCCCAGGGGGACAGGATACAACCTTCTCTCAGAGCCTTCCACCTGGGCAGCATGGAACGCTGTGCCTGTGGGCACCTTCTAGGGGAAGGTGCCACTACCTCCACTGGTCTCAACGGTGGTGATCAAACACGTGGACGGCCTCAGTCTCCCTGTCCCCGGGAGCCTGGCCAGGGTTGGGTGCTGTGCGCTTCCAGTCTCAGCCTCCTGGGAGGAACCCCTGCTCCCACACTTCCGAGGGCCCTCCTGCCCATTGCCTCCCCCTCCCCGGCTGACCTTGGGAGGCAGGTATTATgatcagccccattttacagagaaggagacTGAGGAGCAGAGAGATGAGGCCCTTTCCTGGCAGAGCCTGCAGGTGGCCAGTGACAGTAGGACGAAGCTGAACCTgtctccccacctcctcaccaCCCCCGCCCCGGACCCTGCTGACGGCAGCATACCCCACGGGCTGGGGTATTGGGCGGTGGGGCCATAGCCTGTTGCTGTGCTTCTCTTCCAGGAGGCCATCCTCATCTCCCTGGCTGCCCTGCAGCCTGGCCTCACCCAGGCAGGTGCCCGGCCCAGCTGAAGGTTCTGTGGGGCCCAGGATGGCAGAAAAGCAGCCATGAAGCCAGTGGATCCCACGGGTTACCTGGACAGACACACTGGAGACTTGCTTccaaaaataaacacttttaagTTGATTCAGTCCCCCAAGCCCACAGTCCAGCTGGGGCTGCCCTTACTTGCTGCCCGCAGTGATGGCCTTCAGGCTGCCCGCCCGTGCCAGGATGTTTGGCACAAAGAGCAGTCCCGAGGCCCGCTCAATGCTCTCGATGGGCACCAGGAAGCGCTCCAGCGGGATCGCCTCATCCACCGGTGCATTGGGCATCACATAGGAGCGGAGTTCGATCTGCCCGCCTGCGGCCTCCAGGATCAGAACCTTGAAGAAGTGGGTGGGCACCGCCACGTGGTTCTTGCCAATGACCTGGTACTTCACGTAGGACTTCCCATCAGCCTCTGTCCTGTGAGCAGACCCAGCCACATGGCCTTTCAGGACTCCCAGGGGGCTTGTTCAGACCCAAGGCCACCacctccaggcagccttccctgATTGGACCTCCAGTTTGTGTCACCTGCAGGACCTTGTTCAGACCCAAGGCCACCacctccaggcagccttccctgATTGGACCTCCAGTTTGTATCACCTGCAGGACCACCCTCTCAGCGTGAGGCTTCTCTGCCcggcttggcttgcccaggagatTGGGAGCCCCCGCAGGGTAGAGACTCATTCCTCCCCTGTTTTCCTCATGCCCGACACTGTGTTCAGGGAGAGTGGGTGGtggcaataaatgctgcagaaagAATCGTGCCTTCATTCACATCCTCCTTTTGGACACTTGACTactgtctgtctctccctgtGGAGGGTGGGGCTATGATAGCAGAATGCCCAGCACCAGCACACGGCCTGGGGCAGAGCAGGTGCTCAGGACACTGGACAGGTGACTCTGGCTAAGTCTCCAAGGAGTCCATTCCATTTCAGCAGGCCAGAGGAGGCACTGGCTAATTAAAGTGTATCAGTGCCTCGGTAAGCCTGTGCTGAGTCCTTACTACGGTGACATCCACTATCCCACTGTCCCTTAAACAACTATGTCGTAGATAACGggtattatccccactttacaggagAGGATGTTGAGGTCTTTTGCCCAGGGCACCCAGAGACtgaggcttcgctggtggctcagtggtaaaggactcacctgccaatgcaagagaatgtgggttcgatcccttggtcgggaagatcccctggagaagggaatggcaatttcccagcattcttgcttgggaaatcccatggacagaggagcctggcgggctacagtagccagtagcccatcaggcttctctgtccatgagatcacaaaagagttggacacaactgagcgactaaacatcaAACCCAGAGACTAAGTGACGGCCTGGGTTCCGACCCCAGCAGAGCCAGCTGCTGGCCACAGTCCTGCACCTCACTTATCCCAGGCCTCAGCAGAAAAATCACCCAGCGAGCCCAGGGGAGCTCAGTCCCTTCCATCTGGGAGGCCGCGTGAGCTGCACAGGGACAAGAGTGAAGGctcagggtcaggaagacacAGTTCAAAGCTGGCTCCAGGGGAAGGAAGCCCCCAGCAGAGGAGACTGAAGGTGAGAACCCGTGCAATGGTTTCTCTGGGCAGAACATAAGTTAGGTGGATGTGACAAGTGATGACATAGAGGAACAAGGGCAGATTCAGGGCCTGGTACACACGGGCAGAGATGTGGGTACCCCAAAGGTCTCTGTAGAGTAGAATCAGGGGCTCAAGGAATGGACAGACTTGCCCAGAAACCAGATGAATGGGGACCTGGCAGTGCTGACACAGCCTGGGGGGAGCCTGGTTGGGATGACTAGAGGTGCTGCTGTCCCCAGGCCCCCCCAGCTCTAGCCTTACCTGGGCAGGAAGAGTGGCCCCGTGCAGACGTAGACATTTTGGTAGGTGCGGGTCAGGCTGCGGCTGTACTTTTCCAGGTTGTTCCAGGCGTTCTGGTTGAGGTGGGGCACCTGGCAGGAGAGGTGGTCTTCAGTGAGACTGACTGGGACACTTGCAGTCAGAGGGCTGCCCCAGGCCTAGGGGCAGGCAATAGCACAGAGCCAGAAGGTTCCAGCAGCAGGGTGGGAGTGAAGACAAGCATGCAGAGGAAAGTGAGGTTCATGGAAGGAGAGTCACTGAGCCCAGACAGAGCTCACAAGGGTGCTAGCTGCCCCTGACCTAGAGTGGGAGAACTAGCATCCCAGGTCTCCAAGCTGTTTCTCAGCCCCAAAGAGCCGTATGAAGGGGCAAACCTCCCAGAGAGAAACAGGTTTGCTCCTGCCCCAGGAGCTCATGGGAAGACCATCTCTTTCAAccatctctcccttccttcttctaaAGTCTGAACTGCAGAGCCCAGCAGGGAAGGTCAGAAATCTGACTCCACCACCTGAGCTCTCTGGTCCTTGGCACAGTGTCCAGTCAAATGGGTGGGGGTCTCTGCTCCTGGGTGAGCACCAGTCAGGTCAGAGGCTGGGACCTCACAAGTCTCACTCAGAgccccaccatccatctccacgTGGGTGTCAGGCCCTGGTGGGAACAGCGCTAGAGGAAGGACGGCTAGTCCAGGGTGCACAGTGAGTGCTCCTAACAGCCACTGTGGGCACCTATCTATCCTTTTACTCCGGGAAGGCAGGCAGGGTAGGACAATGGAAAAAGCTCAGGGTCCCCTAGAGTGTGACCCTTGGTCGGTCACTGTCTCGCTGAGACTTTCCTCATTATAGCTCTTATTTACTAAATGCTTGCCAAGAACCAGGAAGCGTGCCTGGTACTTTTATGGATGTGGACAGTTATCTTCAGTTCCTCGGCGCAAGAGGCAGGTGAATAACAGTTTCATCCTGATTTCAGGGAGGCGCTCGGGGGCCCTCGGGTTAAGATCAGAGCGCAGTGGGTACTCAGCGCCCCACCGCTCCATCCCTCCCGCCGGCGGCGCGCGGTGCGTTTGGCCAGGCCCCTGACCTAGAGGGCGCACATTCGGTAACCCTCCCATTCAGCCAAGGAGAAAAGCGAGGCTCAGAGGCGAGCGCTGGCCTCACTTTCCGCCGCCGGGGTCGGGGTCGGGGGTGGTGGCGGGAGGGTGGGGGGGCGCGCAAGCGCTACCTGGGGAGCGACGTTGCTGAGGTAGAAGGTGTCGTCCATTGCCTTCTGGCTCCAGCGGTGGTTGGCGGCGGCGGCGAGGTGGCCGCGATCGAAGCCGCTGCCGCGGTAGTCGGCGTTGGTGGCGCGGTGGTACGCGTGCACCGAGTCGTCCTCGTGGAAGTCGCAGGAGCGGCGGTCGCCGTCGCCGCGGAGCCCCTCGGGCCGCAGCTGCTCGACCACCCAGAGCGCACCGCGGGTGCGCGGGTCGTAACACAGCACGTACGATGCGCGGCTCTTGAGCTGCGCCACCCCGGGCAGCCCGTACTTGGCCAACTCGCCCGGGCCGCCACCCGCGGGAGCCCCGGGCACCGCGGGAagacccgccgccgccgccactggCAGCACCGGCAGCCGGCTCAGCAGCCCCGGCGTCGCTCGCGCGTCCGCCCACTGCCGCCGCCAGCCCTCGGCAGCTGCACCCAGCCCTGCGCCCAGGGCCAGAGTCAAGCCAGCCCGAAGCAACTGCATGGCCGCGGATGGTGGCGGGGGCGCGGATGGAGGGCCGGCCCGCGGTGCTGAAGGGACGCCGCGACCTTAGGCGTCCGACCCGGAGGCTCTTAAAGGGGCCGCACAGACCTGAGGGGGCCCACCGCGAGGATGGAGCGGGGCGGAGGCGTGAGACGGCGGAACGTCGGTCCCTTCCACTCACGAACGCTCTGAGGTACTGTCCAGTCCAACAGTTGGGGGTCTGTGCCCACCTAACTGGACGACCGGACGCCCTTTCTTTGCCCCTTTAGGACGCAGAGTTGCGGGAAGGGGGCGTGGCATCACCACCACGGCTCATAATTGGCCGTCTCGGAACCGGCTCCGCCCCGTTTCGGCTCCCTCGATCTCCACGGAGgttccctcccactccccaactAAGATCcctaaaaaaaaagttcttaccTTCCAATTTACAGGACTGAACTGGGAAAACAAATCAGGAAAGCAAGGATTCCCTATCGTATTACTTATGATAGAGGTCGGGGAATAAGTAATTTACTCAGAAACAGGGACTGGTTTTGGACATTTTTAGCACATCAGATAGAATATaggtcataaaaatatttttaaatcatacatTAGTTTGCTTACCACCTAAGGTAATGGGGGGGGGAGACAATACACAAAACTGCATCAATAAAATGATTATCAGTGTTATCAATTATCTAATGAAA is a genomic window of Muntiacus reevesi chromosome 3, mMunRee1.1, whole genome shotgun sequence containing:
- the ENDOG gene encoding endonuclease G, mitochondrial, which encodes MQLLRAGLTLALGAGLGAAAEGWRRQWADARATPGLLSRLPVLPVAAAAGLPAVPGAPAGGGPGELAKYGLPGVAQLKSRASYVLCYDPRTRGALWVVEQLRPEGLRGDGDRRSCDFHEDDSVHAYHRATNADYRGSGFDRGHLAAAANHRWSQKAMDDTFYLSNVAPQVPHLNQNAWNNLEKYSRSLTRTYQNVYVCTGPLFLPRTEADGKSYVKYQVIGKNHVAVPTHFFKVLILEAAGGQIELRSYVMPNAPVDEAIPLERFLVPIESIERASGLLFVPNILARAGSLKAITAGSK